Part of the Bacteroidales bacterium genome, GAAAGACTTTTTCCCTGCTGGAGAGTTTTTTTCATGGTACCAGCTCGGGTTTTGACCCGCTAAGTTCCTATCTTAAACTTCCTTTGCTGATCCTTCCTGGTAATATAATCCGCATTACATCGGTGCCAAGAAACAGGGATTACGGGAAAGCCGGAATCTTTTTGCTGAATACAGGCCTGGCCAGGAAAACTCAGAATCTGGTGGAAAATTTTCTGATGCAATGCAAACAGGATAACGCCTTTGGTAAAATGATTTCCAGGGAGTATATTCCCCTGACCAACCTCTGCATACAATCGCTCATTGAAGGAAATGTGAAGAATTTTACCCGGCATCTGAAAATCCTTTCTTCCTACCAGCTTCTTCATTTTCACCCAATGATACCTAAGGGTTTCGGAGATGTCTGGGAATCGGGTATCAACCGGAAGCTTTTCTACCTGAAATTGTGCGGTGCCGGTGGGGGAGGATTCCTGCTGGGATTTGCCAAAAACCTTGATGCAGCTCTAAACTGGCTTTCAGAAAGAAATTTCAGTACCGTTACCGTTTACCGCAGCCATTAATCGTGTTTGGTCTGGAAAATAAAAAACAGCAACAGGATCAACCCGATGCTGTTTTTTGTGAACCCGGAGGGACTCGAACCCCCAACCTTCTGATCCGTAGTCAGATGCTCTATCCAATTAAGCTACGGGTCCCCCTCATCCATTTATTTCTATACCCCTAATCCCTAATCGGACTGCAAAAATAAAAAAATTCACCGACTTGACAATTCATCCTTTATTTTTTATCCGTGTATGCGGTTTCTTTTTGGTTTTTAAGCATCTTTATTGTTAAGCGTCTATAACCTGGTACCAATGAGTTGATAAAAAAATCTGCCGGGGATGCCAAAAACTAAATTTGGAAACCCCCGTATGATACACCTGCATCTGAATCTTATGTTCGCTTTCCGGAGCATTACTGCTTTTTTTTGCTAAAAAATTGCTGAGGTTCATTCTGCATCAGAAAATGCATTTTGCAGGAGATACTAATTAATGTTCTGATTCACAATAAAAGGTTAATGATTTCTTAAAGACTCTTCGATATCTATAGGATATCACATTAATGAATAATTCTTTGATAATCAAATTTATATTTAAAAAAACTGTTACAGCATTATAATGATTATAATAAAGAATAGGTTAGGTAAATCTATAAATAAGATTAAATTTAACGAAAAATTAACATTGGATTGAATTGACTGAGTACTTTTGCAAACAATTTCCTTTTGTATGAAAGTATCTGATATTTTTGCCCTCTTTGTTCCTAAAGACCGGAAGTTCTTTCCTTACTTTATCAATGCAGCCGATAATCTTGTTGACACGGCTCAATGGTTCAAAAAGCTGGTAACAGCTGCTGAAAATGGCCGGGAAGAATTTGTCAACCAGATCCGTACCTGCGAGAAAAAAGGAGATCAGATTACGCATCAGATATATGAAGAACTGAACAAGACCTTTATAACTCCCTTCGACAGGGATGATATTCATAAACTGGCCAACAGCATCGATAATGTACTTGATCAGATACATTCCGCTTCCCAGAAAATTCAGCGTTATCAACCCAGACTGCCGGTGGATTCCTTCATCGCCTTTGCCGATCTGATTTTGCAGGGCGCCATTGAAATCCAGAACGCCATGAAAGAGCTGAATAATTTGCGCGATCAGAAGGAAATTATGCAGGCCTGCGTTAAGATTAACGAGATGGAAAATATGGCCGACGAGGTGTTCGATGCTTTTATTTCCAGGCTTTTTCGCGAAGAAAAGGATGCAGTGGAGCTGATTAAGCAGAAGGAAATTATATCCGCACTGGAAAAAGCTACTGATGCCGCTGAAGACGTGTCAGACCTCCTGAAGTCCATTCTTGTTAAAACCCTGTAGTGCATATCCCATGATGACCATTGTTGTAATTGCCATAGTTCTGGCGTTGCTTTTCGATTTTTTTAACGGAATGAATGATGCCGCCAACTCAATTGCAACAATTGTTTCTACCAAAGTGCTCAGCCCTTTAACGGCCGTTTTATGGGCTGCCATGTGGAATTTTTCTGCGGCTTTTTTCTTTGGGGTGCATGTGGCAACCACCGTCGGAAAAGGAATAGTGGAACCTCATGCTGTAAATGAGTACCTCATTCTGGCCTCGCTCATCGCATCCATCGTCTGGGTTTATGCCTGTACCCACCTTGGCCTGCCGATCAGTGTTTCGCATGCGCTTATAGGCGGTCTGATTGGTCCGGCTCTGGTCAAGCATGGTCCTTCGGTACTGGTTATGTCGGGTATCATAAAAGTCTCCCTGTTTATTGTGCTCTCTCCGCTGATTGGATTCTTCATCGCCTATTTTTTCATGATTCTTACCCTGCTGATTGTGAGGAAAACAGCTCCGCTGAAAGTCGAGAACATTTTTCGGGTCCTTCAGCTTTTTTCATCAGCAATTTTCAGCCTGGGTCACGGCAGTAATGATGCCCAGAAAACCATGGGTATTATCTCGGTATTGCTTTTTAGTACAGGTCTCATAGGTCCGGAGTTTTATGTTCCTACCTGGGTGATTTTTGCCGGATATAGTGCCATTGCACTGGGTACACTCACCGGTGGATGGAAAGTCATCCGTACCATCGGGGTGGGGCTCACTGATCTTAAACCTGTACACGGTTTTGTAGCTGAATCAGCCGGAGCCAGTACGCTTATCTTTACTGCTCTTCTTGGTATACCGGTCAGTACTACCCATACAATTACCGGCGCAATTATCGGTGTGGGAATCACCCGCAGTTTCGGAGCAGTACGCTGGAAGCTGGCCAAAAAGATTGTCTGGGCCTGGGTGTTGACAATTCCTTCTACTCTCGTTTTTTCAGCTCTGGTTTACTTGCTTCTTCGGTTGATTATTCCCGGAATATAGGTTTTGCCCGGACGAATGTCCTCTAATACCTCATTCACCGGGGCTGACAGCATAGACGGTCCAAAAGGAAAATGATATACCAGGTTACTCGCGAATATCAGTTCGAATAAACATGAACACTGGCAGCTGCCGATGGCAAATACTTCAACCCCATGTAACATATCAGCAGAATGACATAGGATAAACCCAGAATCCAGAGAGGCATTCTGATTTTTTCAGGTTGATGGTAGCGGAAGTGAATATAAATCAGATAAGTTAACCAGGTGAGCAGTGCCCATGTTTCCTTTGGGTCCCAGGTCCAGTAATGTCCCCAGGCTTCCTTGGCCCAGAGTGCACCAAAAAGAAGCCCCAGGGTAAGCAGGGAAAAACCAAGATAAACAAGATTGTCGGCATAATTCAGGGTATTTCTTTCAAACCGGAACGAACTAAGCCTGTATAATCCGATCCAGGCTGTTACAGAAGAAACCCCCAGCAAGGCATACGACAACATATACACAATAACGTGCGGTGCAAACCAGATACTCTGAAGGGCCGGCATCAGGGTTTTTTCATAATTCTCCGGATGGGCATAGTTGATTAACAGAAAAAGCAATGCCATGGGAATCCCTGTGGCTGGAAGAATTAAATAGTTCCAACGTAAAAAGCCGGCAATTGCAACCAGGGCAAGAAAAAATGAGTACCAGAGCCTGGTTTCACCCATGGTTTTCAGCGGTGGTCG contains:
- a CDS encoding DUF47 domain-containing protein, translating into MKVSDIFALFVPKDRKFFPYFINAADNLVDTAQWFKKLVTAAENGREEFVNQIRTCEKKGDQITHQIYEELNKTFITPFDRDDIHKLANSIDNVLDQIHSASQKIQRYQPRLPVDSFIAFADLILQGAIEIQNAMKELNNLRDQKEIMQACVKINEMENMADEVFDAFISRLFREEKDAVELIKQKEIISALEKATDAAEDVSDLLKSILVKTL
- a CDS encoding mevalonate kinase; this translates as MRLPQEIFYAKLLLFGEYSVICGSMALSVPFGHFKGELSFLGQEKYTDYDFAVSSNQQLKEYFNNLKENVACHSVLDLKAFEKDLASGLFFESTIPQGYGLGSSGALTAAVYARYAFHRIPFTRNLSDEAIKNLRKTFSLLESFFHGTSSGFDPLSSYLKLPLLILPGNIIRITSVPRNRDYGKAGIFLLNTGLARKTQNLVENFLMQCKQDNAFGKMISREYIPLTNLCIQSLIEGNVKNFTRHLKILSSYQLLHFHPMIPKGFGDVWESGINRKLFYLKLCGAGGGGFLLGFAKNLDAALNWLSERNFSTVTVYRSH
- a CDS encoding inorganic phosphate transporter, translating into MMTIVVIAIVLALLFDFFNGMNDAANSIATIVSTKVLSPLTAVLWAAMWNFSAAFFFGVHVATTVGKGIVEPHAVNEYLILASLIASIVWVYACTHLGLPISVSHALIGGLIGPALVKHGPSVLVMSGIIKVSLFIVLSPLIGFFIAYFFMILTLLIVRKTAPLKVENIFRVLQLFSSAIFSLGHGSNDAQKTMGIISVLLFSTGLIGPEFYVPTWVIFAGYSAIALGTLTGGWKVIRTIGVGLTDLKPVHGFVAESAGASTLIFTALLGIPVSTTHTITGAIIGVGITRSFGAVRWKLAKKIVWAWVLTIPSTLVFSALVYLLLRLIIPGI
- the ccsA gene encoding cytochrome c biogenesis protein CcsA, with protein sequence MDWINFPAIVLITSISWIAGLFGVLVFGKKAILRHTGTALLLAGTLLLGVFITALWIHLGRPPLKTMGETRLWYSFFLALVAIAGFLRWNYLILPATGIPMALLFLLINYAHPENYEKTLMPALQSIWFAPHVIVYMLSYALLGVSSVTAWIGLYRLSSFRFERNTLNYADNLVYLGFSLLTLGLLFGALWAKEAWGHYWTWDPKETWALLTWLTYLIYIHFRYHQPEKIRMPLWILGLSYVILLICYMGLKYLPSAAASVHVYSN